The window TATTATGAATTATTCGGGTTAACATCGCCTAAAACAGTAGCTCGTAAATTTGAATGTTCGGAAAAAACAATTAGAAACATGATAAATATACTAAGAGAACAAGGGAATAAAATTGAATATTGTAAATCATCAAGAAAATATTTCTTAATAAAATGAGGAACGGAAAAATAATTTCCGTCTGATATGTTTTCTTTGCACCCAATAAATAATATTTACT is drawn from Bacteroidales bacterium and contains these coding sequences:
- a CDS encoding HTH domain-containing protein; protein product: YYELFGLTSPKTVARKFECSEKTIRNMINILREQGNKIEYCKSSRKYFLIK